A single region of the Amphiura filiformis chromosome 7, Afil_fr2py, whole genome shotgun sequence genome encodes:
- the LOC140157242 gene encoding coiled-coil domain-containing protein 83-like: protein MGKKGKKKGSGKKSGKKSAKSVSGKKPAEPQMTIREAIIAYQINVKEKALEDFMYEIKGLEETNARHKERNERLKEEQLFHIRNLLKQSKERDKELEQSNVVNKEQVDIALKEKWEAAQVEDKLIDALTLEIKKKEKEIANEKNTVAKWEAYKETGRHEHATHIKLLDEELTDMRASFDEMKGHLERTLNIAKDKIKTSTEDRLSEQKHIASQKAMTKLDKWSTQEVMDNDWLKREAELHRVETKQLALDVEELERQNLELMSTLFDCRIEDLKISRNFYLNQFGDHDNLEEDDRGLLESDLAKLDFEERPAIEAPKVVARKPRPASATQRAVEERVFALQPLADDDDDDDEEEEEDGAWGGEDEDEDLDHYLQYDDENFGEYLNLGPVELKLLRVIGHHAPLHHPDKLSDAEAEAKLAAPDVWPVTPDMLRAVTESPTVNT, encoded by the exons ATGGgtaagaaaggaaagaagaaaggttCAGGGAAGAAGAGTGGCAAGAAGAGTGCCAAGAGTGTGAGTGGAAAGAAGCCTGCAGAACCTCAGATGACTATCAGAGAAGCAATCATTGCCTACCA AATAAATGTCAAAGAAAAAGCTCTTGAAGATTTTATGTATGAAATTAAAGGCTTGGAGGAGACAAATGCCAGACACAAAGAAAGA AATGAAAGACTGAAAGAAGAACAACTCTTCCACATCCGCAACTTGCTGAAGCAATCCAAGGAGCGTGACAAGGAGCTTGAGCAGTCTAATGTAGTCAATAAGGAGCAGGTAGATATTGCACTCAAGGAGAAATGGGAAGCTGCACAGGTTGAAGATAAATTAATTGATG CTCTGACACTTGAGattaaaaagaaagagaaagaaatagCAAATGAGAAAAACACTGTAGCCAAATGGGAGGCGTACAAAGAAACAGGTCGTCATGAGCATGCTACACATATCAAGCTATTGGATGAGGAATTGACTGATATGAGGGCTAGTTTTGATGAAATGAAAG GTCACTTGGAGAGAACACTGAATATAGCTAAAGACAAAATCAAGACATCAACTGAAGACAGACTTAGTGAACAGAAACACATAGCCTCACAG AAAGCTATGACCAAGTTGGACAAGTGGAGTACTCAGGAAGTCATGGATAATGATTGGTTGAAAAGAGAG GCTGAACTTCACAGGGTAGAGACCAAGCAACTCGCTTTGGATGTCGAGGAACTAGAGAGGCAGAATCTGGAGTTGATGAGTACACTCTTTGATTGTCGCATAGAAGACCTGAAAATATCAAG AAATTTCTACCTGAATCAATTTGGAGATCATGACAATCTTGAGGAGGATGACAGAGGCCTATTGGAATCAGATTTAGCTAAGCTTGATTTTGAAGAAAGACCAGCTATTGAAGCACCCAAAG TTGTTGCTAGGAAACCCAGACCTGCAAGTGCTACTCAGCGTGCAGTAGAGGAGCGGGTGTTTGCTCTTCAACCtctggctgatgatgatgatgatgatgacgaggaggaagaagaggatgGAGCTTGGGGAGgagaagatgaagatgaggatCTTGACCACTATTTGCAATATGATGATGAAAATTTTGGG GAATACCTCAATCTCGGACCTGTTGAACTCAAACTTCTGAGAGTAATCGGACACCATGCGCCTCTTCATCATCCAGATAAACTATCTGATGCAGAAGCTGAAGCAAAGCTAGCAGCACCTGATGTATGGCCAGTAACACCTGATATGCTGAGAGCTGTGACAGAATCACCAACTGTGAATACCTAA